In a genomic window of Dyadobacter fermentans DSM 18053:
- a CDS encoding response regulator — protein MTLQPGKILLVDDHRIFNDGLKRLIDEEPSLTVCGQVYDPKDIFTAIEKCKPDLLLLDINLLGQNGIDLGRKVLAQNQGIRVIVLTMYDQLKLLDEARRAGMHGYLLKDSTTAVLLKGINTVLSGGTYFESLTKKVNGGAGDFGDTFTQKLNLTFREIEIIGFIKKGYTNEQISAALNLSFFTVKTHRKNIHFKLGINNVAELIEFAIQNGI, from the coding sequence ATGACTTTGCAGCCAGGTAAAATTTTGCTGGTCGACGACCACCGGATTTTCAACGACGGGCTGAAACGCCTGATCGACGAAGAACCGTCGCTCACCGTTTGCGGCCAGGTTTACGACCCAAAAGATATCTTCACGGCAATCGAAAAATGCAAACCTGACCTGCTGCTGCTGGACATCAATCTGCTGGGCCAGAATGGCATAGACCTGGGCCGGAAGGTGCTGGCGCAAAACCAGGGAATCAGGGTGATCGTGCTCACCATGTACGACCAGCTGAAACTCCTCGACGAAGCCCGCCGGGCGGGAATGCACGGCTATCTTCTGAAAGACTCCACTACCGCCGTGCTGCTGAAGGGCATTAATACCGTCCTTTCGGGAGGAACGTATTTCGAAAGCCTGACTAAAAAAGTGAACGGTGGCGCGGGCGATTTCGGCGATACTTTTACCCAAAAACTCAACCTGACTTTCCGCGAGATCGAAATCATCGGGTTCATTAAAAAGGGATATACCAATGAGCAAATTTCCGCCGCGCTGAACCTGAGTTTTTTTACTGTTAAAACGCACCGGAAAAACATCCATTTCAAACTAGGCATCAACAATGTCGCCGAACTGATCGAATTCGCGATTCAAAACGGCATTTAA
- a CDS encoding AEC family transporter, with the protein MDKLLKVYGELLPVMAFMIPGYVISRKTRFKSEWISKPLINVLLPALVFSNMLDADPQKLLILPFFTFLLALAMNYAAIAVYKKLASDTDPLILRSSFSFFNIAFFGIPIVTAMFGKEGVSVLICIYLGSAIYGDTIGYYQVAKTKFDSKKAWKEMLSIPFLYVFVAGVISKIAGVETPEAVKPVLDVVSFAVSALGMMIVGFQLADVDFKDIRFKYYIKLLGARTLAAAAMMALILLAVSQIFESLEKDDYTMLALVPLFPVAANVTVFAAFLKADEKQSSILVFISMMLSVVLVSAAVLLLEYVA; encoded by the coding sequence TTGGACAAGCTTCTTAAAGTGTACGGCGAGTTGCTGCCCGTGATGGCCTTCATGATTCCCGGGTATGTGATCAGCCGGAAAACCAGGTTCAAATCCGAATGGATCAGCAAGCCGCTGATCAACGTGCTGCTGCCGGCATTGGTGTTCAGCAACATGCTCGACGCCGATCCGCAAAAACTGCTGATATTGCCGTTTTTCACCTTTCTGCTGGCATTAGCGATGAATTACGCTGCCATAGCGGTCTATAAAAAGCTCGCTTCCGACACCGATCCGCTGATTCTCCGGAGCTCGTTTTCCTTCTTCAATATCGCCTTTTTCGGCATTCCCATCGTGACGGCCATGTTTGGTAAGGAGGGCGTGAGCGTGCTTATTTGCATTTACCTGGGCTCAGCCATTTACGGGGACACGATCGGCTATTACCAGGTCGCCAAAACGAAGTTCGATTCAAAAAAGGCATGGAAGGAAATGCTCAGCATTCCGTTTCTCTATGTTTTTGTTGCGGGGGTGATCAGTAAAATAGCGGGTGTCGAAACGCCGGAGGCGGTAAAACCTGTGCTGGATGTGGTCAGCTTTGCGGTGTCGGCATTGGGTATGATGATCGTCGGCTTTCAGCTTGCGGATGTCGATTTTAAAGACATCCGATTCAAATATTACATTAAGCTGCTGGGCGCCAGGACACTCGCTGCGGCCGCAATGATGGCATTGATCCTCCTTGCAGTCTCACAGATTTTCGAAAGCCTTGAAAAAGATGACTATACCATGCTGGCGCTGGTGCCGCTGTTTCCGGTAGCGGCCAATGTGACGGTGTTCGCCGCGTTCCTGAAAGCCGATGAAAAGCAGTCGTCGATACTGGTGTTTATTTCCATGATGCTATCGGTTGTGCTCGTTTCCGCGGCGGTTTTGCTTCTGGAATATGTGGCGTGA
- a CDS encoding efflux RND transporter periplasmic adaptor subunit → MKKILFRTALFTAIPIIFSSCNTNPTQAVATEKPQDYPVMTVRPESAMLHMDYPARLEGRQNIEIRPKVDGFIDKIYIEEGAIVRKGQPLFSIHAPQYEQEVKTATAAIRSAEAEMNLARMQVEKTGPLEKEGIISSYELKSAEYTLHAREATLAQAKASLANAKNNVGYTQITSPVDGVIGLIPYKTGSLVSSASPQALTTVSDIGEMIAYFSWNEKQYLDFTYSAEGAQLRDKLKSIPPVRLILANKQEYALKGKIESVGGLINTTTGSIPVRASFQNPARLLRTGASGLIRIPTHLKDAILVPAKVTFELQEKTFVYTVKKDGTVQSTEIQILNTAPDGRYVVGQGLAGGEQVVTEGLPSLKDGMRIRPVVK, encoded by the coding sequence ATGAAAAAGATCCTGTTCCGGACGGCGCTGTTTACCGCCATTCCGATCATTTTCTCATCCTGCAATACCAATCCCACGCAGGCAGTAGCGACCGAAAAACCGCAGGACTACCCCGTGATGACCGTCCGCCCGGAAAGCGCCATGCTGCATATGGATTACCCCGCCCGGCTCGAAGGCAGGCAAAACATTGAAATACGGCCGAAAGTCGATGGATTTATTGATAAAATATACATTGAAGAGGGGGCTATTGTCCGTAAAGGCCAGCCGCTGTTCTCGATTCATGCGCCGCAATACGAGCAGGAAGTGAAGACGGCCACCGCGGCGATCCGCAGTGCCGAAGCGGAAATGAACCTGGCCCGGATGCAGGTAGAAAAAACGGGACCGCTTGAAAAAGAAGGGATTATCAGCAGCTATGAGCTGAAATCGGCCGAGTATACGCTGCATGCCCGGGAAGCCACGCTGGCGCAGGCGAAGGCTAGCCTGGCGAATGCGAAAAACAATGTAGGCTACACGCAGATCACCAGCCCGGTGGACGGTGTCATTGGCTTGATCCCCTACAAGACGGGCAGCCTGGTAAGCAGCGCCTCGCCCCAGGCGCTGACGACCGTTTCGGATATCGGCGAGATGATCGCCTATTTTTCCTGGAACGAAAAGCAATACCTCGACTTTACGTATAGTGCCGAAGGTGCACAGCTCCGCGATAAGCTGAAATCCATTCCCCCGGTGCGGCTGATCCTTGCCAACAAGCAGGAATATGCGCTAAAAGGGAAAATCGAGTCGGTAGGCGGACTGATTAACACCACTACCGGGTCGATACCCGTCCGCGCGTCGTTCCAAAACCCGGCCAGGTTGCTCCGCACCGGCGCCAGCGGGCTTATCCGCATTCCGACGCATTTGAAAGACGCCATATTGGTCCCGGCAAAAGTCACATTTGAATTGCAGGAAAAGACTTTTGTATACACCGTAAAAAAGGATGGCACCGTACAAAGTACTGAAATTCAAATACTCAACACCGCACCCGACGGCCGCTACGTGGTGGGCCAGGGGCTCGCCGGCGGAGAGCAAGTGGTCACGGAAGGACTCCCCTCACTCAAAGACGGCATGCGGATCAGGCCGGTGGTAAAATAG
- a CDS encoding FAD/NAD(P)-binding protein encodes MALTSITIIGGGACGISAFIELFLQLRIADRHRDVQITILEQNPEVGKGLAFGTREPGHILNTQADLMGIHFTEPAHFSEWLIAHEQRVGEEVVDNQGQNEAFTTRRLYGTYLKEQFEYYFELAKTEGMQANVMHATALQVSRSEGKFEIGISENKTLQTDFVILAPGTPVANNYLELEGNPHYFSSPWPSEPILEKIPQEADVAVLGSSLSAIDALMTLVDNEYSGKIRCYALDGLMPRVQPEKQVMVHLKYLTIANLHEIQRTQLRNPTVKEMFRLFIKDAEENEGTAIDWKAAARADKSAQELLDEDIRIAKNGGDVLINIPYSLRYDSSQMWKWLDADEKLKFKKWLGRYWAINRHCMPLYNAERIAELFHQGRLEVVKDLEDVTYDSSRGAFIMQFEKGKQATEQYLINATGPAAQVKAMQSELMQNLHESGVIEADPVGGIKVNTETMQVISGGHVDPHLYAVGHITNGVLLDVNAVWFNVKMIGNLCRHLTAQIIGQAS; translated from the coding sequence ATGGCATTGACCAGCATTACGATTATCGGCGGGGGTGCGTGCGGCATCTCTGCATTTATAGAACTCTTTCTTCAACTGCGCATCGCGGACCGCCACCGGGATGTTCAGATCACCATCCTGGAACAGAATCCCGAAGTAGGGAAGGGCCTCGCATTCGGGACCCGGGAACCCGGGCATATCCTCAACACCCAGGCCGATTTAATGGGCATTCATTTTACCGAACCTGCGCATTTCAGCGAGTGGCTTATCGCACACGAGCAGCGGGTGGGCGAAGAGGTTGTTGATAATCAGGGACAAAACGAAGCTTTTACCACACGCCGGCTGTACGGCACCTATCTGAAAGAGCAGTTTGAATACTATTTCGAATTGGCCAAAACGGAGGGAATGCAAGCAAATGTGATGCACGCGACGGCATTACAGGTGAGCCGGTCGGAGGGGAAATTTGAAATTGGCATATCGGAAAACAAAACACTGCAAACCGATTTCGTCATACTTGCGCCGGGGACACCGGTGGCCAACAATTACCTCGAACTGGAAGGTAACCCGCACTATTTCAGCTCGCCATGGCCTTCGGAACCGATACTCGAAAAAATCCCGCAGGAGGCCGATGTAGCCGTGCTCGGTTCCAGCCTGAGCGCGATCGACGCCCTGATGACGCTCGTGGACAATGAATATTCCGGCAAAATCCGGTGCTATGCATTGGACGGGCTTATGCCGCGCGTGCAGCCGGAAAAACAGGTGATGGTCCATCTGAAATACCTCACAATCGCCAACCTGCACGAAATCCAGCGCACCCAGCTGAGAAATCCGACCGTGAAAGAAATGTTCCGGTTGTTCATCAAAGATGCGGAGGAAAATGAAGGCACGGCAATCGACTGGAAGGCTGCCGCACGTGCGGACAAATCGGCGCAGGAACTGCTCGATGAAGACATCCGGATCGCCAAAAACGGCGGCGACGTGCTGATCAATATTCCTTATTCGCTTCGTTACGACAGTTCCCAAATGTGGAAATGGCTGGACGCGGATGAAAAATTGAAGTTCAAAAAATGGCTGGGCCGCTACTGGGCGATCAACCGCCACTGTATGCCGCTCTACAATGCGGAGCGCATTGCGGAGCTTTTTCACCAGGGCAGGCTGGAAGTGGTGAAAGACCTGGAAGATGTGACCTACGACAGCAGTCGCGGTGCATTTATCATGCAATTCGAAAAAGGAAAGCAGGCCACCGAGCAATACCTCATTAACGCAACCGGCCCTGCGGCGCAGGTGAAAGCAATGCAATCCGAATTGATGCAAAACCTGCATGAATCGGGTGTAATCGAGGCGGATCCCGTGGGGGGGATCAAAGTCAACACCGAAACCATGCAGGTAATTTCGGGCGGGCATGTGGACCCGCATTTGTATGCCGTAGGCCACATTACCAATGGTGTGCTGCTGGATGTAAATGCAGTTTGGTTTAATGTAAAAATGATCGGTAACCTGTGCCGCCACCTAACCGCCCAAATCATTGGACAAGCTTCTTAA
- a CDS encoding winged helix-turn-helix transcriptional regulator — protein MYPVVRSKVEYYLTDFGKSLIPIIGAIGQWGDAYDERLRTLILKNMQP, from the coding sequence ATTTACCCGGTAGTTCGTTCCAAAGTTGAGTACTACCTCACCGACTTCGGCAAATCCCTCATTCCGATCATCGGCGCCATCGGCCAGTGGGGCGATGCGTACGACGAGCGGTTGCGGACGCTTATTTTAAAGAACATGCAGCCTTAG
- a CDS encoding helix-turn-helix transcriptional regulator: MKNTPSGSDRVIWMLKTAGPQPLTTIAAELNITTEGARFQLLKLAGEGLVQSSTVSKGRGRPQQIWALTKEGEGRFPDAHAELTVKLISTIRETLGQDALHAVIEANSQNGLRKYMHEVGSAPQLEERIARLAGIRDQEGYMVEYVKDEEGYLLIENHCPICAAATACQDFCRYELKTFQAVLGDQVDVRRVDHILAGARRCAYRISEK; this comes from the coding sequence ATGAAAAATACGCCGTCCGGCTCTGATCGCGTGATATGGATGCTGAAAACAGCCGGTCCGCAGCCATTAACGACCATCGCGGCGGAGTTGAATATCACCACGGAAGGTGCTCGTTTTCAGTTGTTAAAGCTAGCCGGAGAAGGACTTGTGCAATCTTCCACAGTATCGAAGGGCCGCGGACGTCCGCAGCAGATATGGGCATTGACCAAGGAAGGAGAGGGGCGTTTCCCGGACGCGCACGCGGAGCTTACGGTGAAGCTGATCAGCACTATCCGCGAAACGCTGGGCCAGGATGCGTTGCATGCGGTCATCGAGGCCAACAGCCAGAACGGCCTGCGCAAATATATGCATGAAGTCGGCAGCGCTCCCCAGCTCGAAGAGCGCATTGCCCGGCTGGCCGGTATCCGCGATCAGGAGGGATATATGGTAGAGTATGTGAAAGACGAAGAAGGTTATCTGCTGATCGAGAACCATTGTCCGATCTGCGCGGCTGCCACTGCCTGCCAGGATTTTTGCCGTTACGAACTGAAAACCTTCCAGGCTGTGCTGGGCGATCAGGTGGATGTCAGGCGTGTAGACCACATCCTGGCAGGCGCGCGGCGTTGCGCCTACCGTATCAGCGAGAAGTAA